A stretch of the Paenibacillus dendritiformis genome encodes the following:
- a CDS encoding ROK family transcriptional regulator, giving the protein MIGKGQTGNAKLVKQMNREGILHQLREHPRVSRADLAKLTELSRPCVSALVDEMIAEGLINEVGFGESTGGRKPILLEYNFQAYGVIGAVFEGSTLQLAVANLRGELLVQRTTCLSPPMNGEAAIRSIEEGIAALLDESGFRKEWLLGMGLGLPGITRRSSGTVSYAPSTGWMGLPVQREIEAVLGLPVAIENDVNLMTLGEFYKGIGVGHSNLVYMYAGTGIGAGIMIDGQLYRGAREASGEIGYMVIGPVGKQAKGEYGVFERNYSVRAIRDKARGVLPAIDDDTSIMKQIVDHAGRGNEGARRLLDDVCRHWTYGIANLTSVMDPELLILSGEMLHIGDDGIAAIRQWLNDWVPSVPPIKMAALGDQAGLIGAIHCALEAFSSSANVKK; this is encoded by the coding sequence TTGATTGGCAAGGGCCAGACGGGAAATGCCAAGCTGGTGAAGCAAATGAACCGGGAAGGCATTCTTCATCAGCTGCGGGAGCATCCGCGTGTATCGAGAGCCGATTTGGCCAAATTAACGGAGCTGAGCCGTCCGTGCGTCTCCGCATTGGTCGATGAGATGATTGCGGAAGGGTTAATCAACGAAGTGGGGTTCGGAGAATCGACAGGGGGCAGAAAACCGATTCTTCTGGAATATAACTTTCAAGCATACGGCGTCATCGGCGCGGTGTTCGAAGGCAGCACCCTGCAATTGGCCGTTGCCAATCTGCGAGGAGAACTTCTTGTCCAGCGCACGACATGCCTTTCGCCTCCGATGAATGGGGAAGCGGCCATCCGGAGCATTGAGGAAGGAATAGCGGCCCTGCTTGACGAGAGCGGATTCCGCAAGGAATGGCTGCTGGGCATGGGGCTCGGACTGCCCGGCATTACCCGCCGAAGCTCCGGAACGGTAAGCTACGCGCCGAGCACGGGGTGGATGGGACTGCCGGTGCAGCGGGAAATCGAGGCCGTCCTGGGCCTGCCCGTCGCGATTGAGAATGACGTGAATCTGATGACGCTTGGGGAATTTTACAAGGGGATCGGAGTCGGGCATTCCAATCTGGTGTATATGTATGCGGGCACCGGCATCGGCGCCGGAATCATGATCGACGGGCAGCTCTACCGGGGAGCCAGGGAAGCGAGCGGCGAGATTGGTTATATGGTCATCGGCCCCGTCGGGAAGCAGGCCAAAGGAGAGTACGGCGTATTCGAACGGAATTATTCCGTACGCGCGATCCGTGACAAGGCTAGAGGCGTCCTCCCTGCGATCGACGACGATACGAGCATTATGAAGCAGATCGTCGACCATGCGGGCCGCGGGAATGAAGGGGCCCGAAGACTGCTCGACGACGTCTGCCGGCACTGGACCTATGGCATTGCCAATCTGACGAGCGTCATGGATCCGGAGCTGCTGATTCTGAGCGGAGAAATGCTGCATATCGGGGACGATGGGATCGCTGCCATCCGGCAATGGCTCAACGATTGGGTTCCTTCCGTTCCTCCGATCAAAATGGCGGCCCTTGGGGATCAGGCGGGACTTATCGGGGCGATCCATTGCGCGCTCGAAGCTTTTTCATCATCTGCAAACGTAAAAAAATGA
- a CDS encoding carbohydrate binding domain-containing protein — protein MMVPWRSKRFSRISAVLAVLMAVLTCGDAVGAEAVGAVNNQATATTAATGNKGKGETRSEAKALPLKNPGFEQQTAKDSIPGWTSIFASVEGAVSHEISREEAYRGKRSLKITDTSRDHAVAVQSDPLAVEPGATYTGSVMMLLKSGSASLLFRYYDANGKQVGDDMLQHVSTGYGEWQKVQVSGTAPAGAATARIFASVNKYQMAEVYYDDFEVTYPKTSPGEPPAGDISFKGRTFAQPVDLGIPVFTVAINDAVAGVEDGRATMYSTAQGDTAVFSVVDIESNKLLRSFPLDGVHTVWRHTIAPDGTVYIAAIMTGSNRGELWSYSPRTKTVSSLGEPLPGEKSIWSLVTDEKGNVYGGTFQQGKVFKYDPVAKTYRDYGRMMGNQEYVRSMAYHNGYIYAGIGSTGAIVKLNAESGEKEVISGPVAGLLGVNPADVPFAYDMAIVDRYLLVKFGDPQMALLFYDLDRGEWLPHVVGKNIGGTQGAGVFSFNQLVTKDGKVYVPANGVITEIDLTTFEARMTSMRYGTSFRGAAWVEFRDDPAFPGKSFVTMQRDGKTSVFNVDAETGKTLPSVVQGSANPLHNMENGPDGNVYMSGYPGGIGVQFDPRTDTFKTFSLGQAEGMAAYGTDMYFGIYPGGHIYSVDTTQPVPQAKTVFQIGSEQDRPYVMRAADDFIMIGTIPDYGKLGGALTLYYPGTGQKEVYRNIVRNQSINGLAYKDGKIFGSTTVFGGLGIGATEKTAKMFVWDVAKKEKITEFALDIPELDQPVMISGLTIGPDGNVWGGVDGIIFKLDPVTYRVLDYKNIYPHVKNYGFWRPYHPHWGQDGLLYIDLADRITVIDPETLEHVTLSEDNGSTFQEIAFMTLAEDAQGNEHIYYIDQANVNKIKITGKTR, from the coding sequence ATGATGGTACCGTGGAGAAGCAAGCGGTTCAGCCGAATTAGCGCCGTGCTGGCCGTACTGATGGCTGTGTTGACATGCGGCGATGCCGTCGGGGCTGAAGCAGTGGGAGCTGTTAATAATCAAGCGACAGCGACCACAGCCGCAACCGGCAATAAAGGCAAGGGAGAGACCCGCTCCGAGGCGAAGGCGCTGCCTCTGAAAAATCCCGGCTTCGAGCAGCAGACAGCGAAGGACTCGATTCCGGGCTGGACATCGATATTCGCCAGCGTGGAAGGCGCGGTCAGCCATGAGATCAGCAGGGAAGAAGCGTACCGCGGCAAGCGCAGCTTGAAGATTACCGATACGAGCCGCGATCATGCCGTCGCGGTCCAGAGCGATCCGCTGGCTGTCGAACCGGGCGCGACCTATACCGGCTCGGTCATGATGCTGCTGAAGAGCGGCAGCGCCAGTCTGCTGTTCCGCTATTATGATGCCAACGGCAAACAGGTCGGCGACGATATGCTTCAGCATGTGTCAACAGGCTACGGCGAATGGCAGAAGGTGCAAGTGTCGGGCACAGCGCCTGCGGGTGCGGCGACGGCCCGCATTTTCGCCTCGGTCAACAAGTACCAGATGGCGGAAGTCTATTACGATGACTTCGAGGTGACCTATCCGAAGACATCGCCGGGCGAGCCGCCGGCCGGAGATATCAGCTTCAAGGGCAGAACCTTTGCTCAGCCGGTTGATCTGGGCATTCCCGTCTTCACGGTCGCGATCAACGATGCCGTCGCCGGCGTAGAGGACGGGCGGGCCACGATGTACTCGACCGCGCAGGGCGATACGGCCGTGTTCAGCGTCGTGGATATCGAGAGCAACAAGCTGCTCCGGTCGTTCCCGTTGGATGGGGTTCATACGGTGTGGCGCCATACGATCGCCCCGGATGGAACCGTCTATATCGCGGCGATAATGACGGGCAGCAACCGGGGAGAGTTGTGGAGCTACTCCCCGCGGACGAAGACGGTGAGCAGCCTGGGCGAGCCGCTACCGGGCGAGAAATCGATCTGGTCGCTCGTCACCGACGAGAAGGGCAATGTGTATGGCGGCACCTTCCAGCAAGGCAAAGTATTCAAGTACGATCCGGTAGCGAAAACTTATCGCGATTATGGCCGCATGATGGGCAATCAGGAATATGTGCGGTCGATGGCCTATCACAACGGCTATATTTACGCGGGGATCGGATCCACGGGCGCGATCGTCAAGCTCAATGCGGAGAGCGGCGAGAAGGAGGTCATTTCCGGACCGGTCGCGGGGCTGCTTGGCGTGAATCCGGCAGATGTGCCGTTCGCCTACGATATGGCGATCGTCGATCGTTATTTGCTGGTGAAGTTCGGCGATCCGCAGATGGCCTTGCTGTTCTATGATCTCGATCGGGGAGAGTGGCTGCCGCATGTCGTCGGCAAAAACATCGGCGGTACGCAGGGCGCTGGCGTATTCTCCTTCAACCAGCTCGTGACGAAGGACGGCAAAGTGTATGTTCCCGCCAACGGAGTCATCACCGAGATCGATCTGACTACGTTCGAAGCGCGGATGACCTCGATGCGCTACGGCACCTCCTTCCGCGGCGCCGCCTGGGTCGAGTTCCGCGACGATCCGGCCTTCCCGGGTAAGTCGTTCGTCACGATGCAGCGCGACGGCAAGACCTCCGTATTCAATGTGGACGCGGAGACGGGCAAGACGCTTCCTTCCGTCGTCCAGGGCTCGGCCAATCCGCTTCACAATATGGAGAACGGACCGGACGGCAACGTATACATGAGCGGTTATCCGGGCGGGATCGGCGTTCAGTTCGACCCGCGGACCGACACGTTCAAGACGTTCAGCCTCGGGCAGGCGGAGGGCATGGCCGCTTACGGCACCGATATGTATTTCGGCATTTATCCGGGAGGACATATTTATTCCGTGGATACGACACAGCCGGTTCCCCAAGCGAAGACGGTATTCCAGATCGGCTCGGAACAGGATCGGCCTTATGTGATGCGGGCGGCGGATGATTTTATCATGATCGGCACGATCCCCGATTACGGCAAATTAGGCGGCGCGCTTACGCTCTACTATCCGGGTACGGGTCAGAAGGAAGTGTACCGGAATATCGTCCGCAATCAGAGCATTAACGGTCTGGCCTATAAGGACGGGAAAATATTCGGGTCGACCACCGTCTTTGGCGGGCTTGGCATCGGGGCAACCGAAAAAACCGCAAAAATGTTCGTCTGGGACGTCGCCAAAAAAGAAAAGATAACGGAATTTGCGCTGGATATTCCCGAACTGGATCAGCCCGTCATGATTAGCGGCTTGACGATCGGGCCGGACGGGAACGTATGGGGAGGCGTCGACGGGATCATCTTCAAGCTCGACCCGGTGACGTACCGCGTTCTTGATTATAAAAACATATATCCGCATGTGAAAAATTACGGCTTCTGGCGTCCATATCATCCGCATTGGGGGCAGGATGGCCTGCTGTACATCGATCTGGCGGATCGGATTACCGTCATCGATCCGGAGACGCTGGAGCATGTCACGCTCTCCGAGGATAACGGCAGCACATTCCAGGAGATCGCCTTCATGACGCTGGCCGAGGACGCTCAGGGCAACGAGCATATTTATTACATCGATCAGGCCAATGTCAACAAAATTAAGATTACGGGCAAGACTCGCTAA
- a CDS encoding ABC-2 family transporter protein — MNPTRYIALLKLLGKQSLAQMLTYRMTSTFIIIFGTLFAFADIIGTVVFFQYTESIAGWEIYDFLVLLSTFQFISYLYQFFFVASHENLMENILNGKLDYDLLRPVDSLFLCSMKQLDFPSVINMIIPSFIFFYCLPYIKIELNLLNVFIYILFVALGVIFYYLLNQMFICLAFWVDRPQKIAGVPEYMLDFASRPREVYPRILQIILSTVFPVITAVNLPAEYLKGSLSINYFVFYLFFLILFGIVVRFQWKCGISRYASAN; from the coding sequence ATGAACCCAACCAGGTATATAGCGCTTCTTAAGCTCCTTGGCAAGCAAAGCCTTGCTCAAATGCTTACTTATAGAATGACTTCCACATTTATTATCATATTTGGTACGTTATTCGCATTTGCCGATATAATAGGAACGGTTGTTTTTTTTCAGTATACAGAATCAATTGCAGGGTGGGAAATCTATGATTTCCTGGTTCTATTATCGACATTTCAATTTATTAGTTACCTGTATCAGTTCTTTTTTGTTGCTTCTCATGAGAACTTAATGGAGAATATTTTAAATGGGAAACTTGATTACGATTTATTGCGCCCTGTTGATTCACTGTTTTTATGTAGTATGAAACAATTGGATTTTCCGAGTGTAATCAATATGATTATCCCTTCTTTCATATTTTTCTACTGCCTTCCTTATATAAAAATCGAGTTGAACTTGTTAAATGTGTTCATTTACATATTGTTTGTCGCACTTGGGGTTATTTTCTATTATTTACTGAACCAGATGTTTATCTGTCTTGCATTTTGGGTTGATAGGCCGCAAAAGATAGCAGGAGTGCCTGAGTATATGCTGGATTTCGCCTCACGTCCAAGAGAGGTGTATCCAAGAATTCTTCAAATAATTTTATCAACAGTATTCCCGGTTATCACGGCTGTAAATTTGCCTGCTGAGTATCTTAAGGGAAGCTTATCTATTAACTATTTCGTGTTTTATCTATTTTTTCTCATCTTATTCGGGATTGTTGTTCGTTTTCAGTGGAAGTGTGGAATTTCTAGATATGCAAGTGCGAATTAG
- a CDS encoding ABC transporter permease produces MKTFWIIVKNNMLITLAYRWNIMSSIVLMIIQMIVGLFVWIVIIDQSGPINGYYHDDMVTYFLLGAFISVVFSSSHFFRLSSLVRNGVFNMYLIRPYSFLADSAAQFLGSKIIDALLTLMLTLIFLATGLATWPSLNILGLFLFLSNFLLLFMFGAFLSCFSFWLIQMWPLKPLYNAMMAILGGNLYPLDLLPAIWFRVIHFTPFPLFGYVNTKLLQGKLEYHDLQYYVLLSCCWLVVFSIGYKWLFMKGLRKYEGVNA; encoded by the coding sequence ATGAAAACCTTTTGGATAATAGTAAAAAATAATATGTTGATAACGCTCGCTTATCGATGGAACATCATGTCTAGTATTGTACTGATGATCATTCAAATGATAGTAGGTTTATTTGTCTGGATAGTAATTATAGATCAATCAGGCCCAATCAATGGATATTATCATGATGATATGGTGACTTATTTTTTGCTCGGCGCGTTCATAAGTGTCGTTTTTTCTTCTTCTCATTTTTTTCGACTGTCTTCTTTAGTAAGAAATGGAGTATTTAATATGTATCTCATTCGGCCTTACTCTTTTCTAGCCGACAGTGCGGCTCAATTTTTAGGGAGTAAAATTATTGATGCTCTACTCACTTTAATGCTGACCCTCATTTTTCTCGCGACAGGATTAGCGACTTGGCCCTCTCTGAACATACTCGGTTTATTTTTGTTTTTAAGCAACTTTTTGCTACTGTTTATGTTCGGTGCTTTTTTAAGCTGTTTTAGCTTTTGGCTCATTCAGATGTGGCCGTTGAAACCACTCTATAACGCAATGATGGCTATACTGGGAGGAAATTTGTATCCTCTCGATTTACTGCCTGCTATATGGTTTCGGGTAATTCATTTTACTCCCTTCCCTTTGTTTGGATATGTTAATACAAAATTGCTGCAAGGAAAGTTAGAGTATCATGATTTACAGTACTATGTACTGTTATCATGCTGTTGGCTAGTTGTGTTCTCGATTGGATATAAATGGTTATTCATGAAAGGATTACGTAAATATGAAGGAGTAAACGCATGA
- a CDS encoding ABC transporter ATP-binding protein — MEINIQNLNHDYITYRKRQGLKGAFQDFIFRKYEHKTVIKSVDLSIQAGELIGLLGPNGAGKTTLMKIMSGLIHPTSGTVEVMGHVPFKKNPDFLRQLGVVLGQKSQLTWDLPPIDTLQVLKEIYKVDDVTFQKRLYELVHKLNVEHCIQVPVRKLSLGERMKFEIIASLLHSPKLLLLDEPTIGLDMASQKSIRSFIKEINREYGTTVILTSHYAKDIEEIAERLIILNKGSIHYDGLLGHLQEENHHEMTLKIEIKQYESLADLGFKKTGDRQWETHLASENLNTLLSKLTQLYTVTNIQTYDIPFEEKLYTLFTRLLSDGEANENLLDNSKK; from the coding sequence ATGGAGATAAATATCCAAAACTTGAATCATGATTACATTACTTACCGAAAACGGCAAGGACTCAAAGGGGCCTTTCAAGATTTTATTTTTAGAAAATACGAACACAAAACAGTAATTAAGTCGGTCGATCTGTCCATTCAAGCTGGTGAATTGATTGGGTTACTTGGGCCAAATGGGGCGGGTAAAACAACCTTGATGAAAATTATGTCCGGTCTGATTCATCCGACAAGTGGAACCGTTGAAGTGATGGGACATGTTCCATTTAAAAAAAACCCGGATTTTCTACGGCAATTAGGAGTCGTACTAGGTCAGAAAAGTCAGTTAACATGGGATTTACCACCGATTGATACGTTACAAGTACTAAAAGAAATCTACAAAGTCGATGATGTGACATTTCAAAAGCGGCTTTATGAATTAGTGCATAAACTTAATGTTGAACATTGTATTCAAGTTCCTGTACGAAAATTATCGCTTGGGGAACGGATGAAGTTTGAAATCATAGCTTCCCTTCTCCATTCCCCAAAGCTCCTACTTCTGGACGAACCTACAATAGGTTTAGATATGGCAAGTCAAAAATCAATCCGTTCGTTTATTAAGGAAATTAATCGTGAATATGGAACGACAGTTATTCTGACAAGCCATTATGCAAAAGATATTGAAGAAATTGCAGAAAGGTTGATCATTCTCAATAAAGGCTCGATTCATTATGATGGCCTACTTGGCCATCTTCAAGAAGAAAATCATCACGAAATGACACTAAAAATAGAAATTAAACAATATGAATCGTTAGCTGATTTGGGTTTTAAAAAAACGGGCGATAGACAATGGGAGACTCACCTTGCATCTGAAAATTTGAATACACTGTTATCAAAACTTACACAGTTATATACTGTAACTAATATCCAGACATACGATATTCCTTTTGAAGAGAAGCTGTATACGCTATTTACAAGATTACTATCAGATGGAGAAGCGAATGAAAACCTTTTGGATAATAGTAAAAAATAA
- a CDS encoding YcaO-like family protein: protein MTNIERSTSVDYAIQAALKEIRELGLDFSIKDIGRYIKTHICILYKNGDELTRGNGKGIDNQSKASALYEALEHFISENEVLDGSKKMKIQHVVEQSQAIRDEKVFELLMKSYPDYRVPVKEYFDLREEGNVIYYPSFLTNPSHCIDQPPDDLFYKNYSKYSSNNGTAIGCCKEEALVHSICELIERDAFSCFLLESFISRNPKPMKIVDKKRLPEKLEYLIDNVHSELERDFYILDITSDFQIPVFLCVMENKNLLPPYIGCGASLSPYYALERALLELVQVYHLYNEYYEVLKKEDELILKKFSTLKKYKNCVDFDISGGLFEKNNNIMININEEKINNDSLEDYLNILINKVTNNGFEIYANVLYSSKSDITCVNCIIPGLERFHLVRHGSLVLPSLRGRNILVNA from the coding sequence ATGACAAATATTGAGCGAAGCACTTCCGTTGATTATGCAATTCAAGCAGCTTTAAAAGAAATTAGAGAGTTAGGATTAGATTTCTCTATTAAAGATATTGGAAGATATATCAAAACCCATATTTGCATTTTATACAAAAATGGCGATGAACTGACCAGAGGAAATGGAAAGGGTATTGATAATCAATCGAAAGCCAGTGCACTTTATGAAGCTTTAGAACATTTCATTTCAGAGAATGAAGTGTTAGACGGTAGTAAAAAAATGAAAATTCAGCATGTAGTTGAACAATCTCAAGCAATAAGGGACGAAAAGGTATTTGAGCTTTTAATGAAAAGTTATCCGGATTATCGTGTACCGGTAAAGGAGTACTTCGATCTTAGGGAGGAAGGCAATGTAATATATTACCCAAGCTTTCTCACTAATCCTTCACATTGTATCGATCAACCTCCAGATGATCTTTTTTATAAAAACTACTCTAAATATTCTTCTAATAACGGAACCGCAATAGGTTGCTGTAAAGAAGAGGCACTTGTTCATTCAATTTGTGAATTGATAGAACGTGATGCTTTTTCATGCTTTCTCTTAGAGTCATTTATATCAAGAAACCCAAAACCTATGAAAATTGTTGACAAAAAAAGATTGCCTGAAAAGTTAGAATACTTGATTGATAACGTACATAGTGAGCTAGAGCGAGATTTTTATATATTGGATATTACCAGTGACTTTCAAATACCGGTTTTTTTATGTGTTATGGAAAACAAAAACCTCCTGCCACCTTATATTGGATGTGGAGCTTCGTTATCTCCATATTATGCACTTGAAAGAGCATTGCTTGAACTGGTACAGGTGTATCATCTATATAACGAATACTATGAAGTGTTAAAAAAAGAAGATGAATTAATATTGAAAAAATTTTCAACATTGAAAAAATATAAAAACTGCGTAGATTTCGATATTAGTGGTGGTCTATTCGAGAAAAATAATAATATTATGATTAATATAAATGAAGAAAAAATAAATAATGACAGCTTAGAAGATTATCTTAATATTCTCATTAATAAAGTTACTAATAATGGTTTTGAAATATATGCTAATGTACTATACTCTTCCAAGAGTGATATAACTTGTGTCAATTGTATTATACCAGGGCTTGAAAGATTTCATTTGGTTAGGCATGGCTCACTTGTTTTACCCTCATTACGAGGACGCAACATTTTAGTAAACGCTTAA
- a CDS encoding cupin-like domain-containing protein has protein sequence MSEYFEKKPGVFKSENNNMLVTEKELFESILNGIEMWRKGSERTFSIWLDNELVTNNFEKYIPNKNDKCISCYINRIVGSPKSKDFTYSQYNLQCNHLDIWRKGAKYLEGLLNIIGIPSGGIDIDTFLGNYKSTPRGVHTDQASTFMHIIKGKKKMLVWPPEYFQELENTSQIKIVGSRLRKTIIDFDFSRVASDAILLEGEPGEILYWPSSYWHISVFDSDNHPSVICNVGIYREEFSSFLSEIGIQCIKTATKNYIDLKTYSYPDKHSEYQIPKEEQDYLNKLRLLINNTYIEEYIQQKWIERMSACGYKSGFPLLQVREINGKEFIRDSVIYWSIHKTKSTIRIYGNGNSIEHSDLTIIPVLRYINKLRNVEIETLYSIFRIQQESIIQIIKILLSLRILRSV, from the coding sequence GTGAGTGAATATTTCGAAAAAAAACCAGGTGTATTTAAAAGCGAAAATAATAACATGCTGGTAACTGAAAAAGAGCTATTCGAATCAATTTTAAATGGTATTGAAATGTGGAGGAAAGGAAGTGAGAGAACGTTTAGTATTTGGTTAGACAATGAATTGGTTACTAACAATTTTGAAAAGTATATACCAAACAAGAATGACAAATGCATAAGTTGTTATATAAACAGAATTGTTGGTTCGCCCAAGAGTAAAGACTTCACATACTCCCAATATAACCTACAATGCAATCATTTGGATATTTGGCGGAAAGGCGCTAAATACCTTGAAGGACTTTTAAATATCATTGGGATACCAAGTGGTGGCATTGACATTGACACATTTTTAGGAAATTATAAATCAACCCCACGAGGGGTGCATACGGATCAAGCAAGCACATTTATGCATATCATCAAGGGAAAAAAGAAGATGTTAGTATGGCCTCCAGAATATTTTCAAGAATTAGAAAATACGTCTCAAATAAAAATAGTTGGATCCCGGTTACGAAAAACAATAATTGATTTTGATTTTTCTAGGGTTGCTTCAGATGCAATTTTATTAGAAGGTGAACCTGGAGAAATTCTCTACTGGCCATCATCATATTGGCATATTTCAGTTTTTGATAGCGATAATCATCCTTCAGTGATTTGCAATGTAGGTATATATCGAGAAGAGTTTTCCAGCTTTTTATCAGAAATCGGGATCCAGTGTATTAAAACAGCAACCAAAAATTATATTGACTTAAAAACGTATTCTTACCCAGATAAACATTCAGAATATCAAATTCCAAAAGAGGAGCAAGATTATCTAAATAAATTAAGACTTTTAATTAACAATACATACATAGAAGAATATATCCAACAAAAATGGATTGAAAGAATGTCAGCTTGTGGGTATAAATCAGGGTTTCCCTTACTACAAGTTCGTGAGATTAATGGTAAAGAGTTCATTAGAGACTCAGTCATTTATTGGAGCATACATAAAACAAAGTCTACAATAAGGATTTATGGAAACGGCAACTCAATAGAACATTCTGATTTAACTATAATACCAGTGCTCAGATATATTAATAAGTTAAGAAATGTTGAGATCGAAACACTCTATAGTATTTTCAGAATACAACAAGAAAGTATTATTCAGATTATAAAAATATTGCTTTCATTAAGAATTCTTAGAAGTGTTTGA
- a CDS encoding phage holin family protein codes for MYDKIVNSSIGFIGGLMSYLYGGGSSLLEFLALLALMDYISGYAASVMEAARGMPQAGLSSKKGFAGLAKKGLMFVVVLLAHRADVALESDFLMYGAIWFYISNEVISIAENSGRIGLPLPPQIKQIIAILKTREQQQRQQEQDNEKNEQNNDQRQHEQGNGPTIRKEG; via the coding sequence GTGTACGACAAAATAGTGAACAGCAGTATCGGATTCATCGGCGGCTTGATGAGCTACTTGTATGGGGGAGGGAGCAGCTTGCTTGAGTTTCTGGCGTTGTTGGCGCTTATGGATTACATCAGCGGCTATGCAGCCTCCGTAATGGAAGCGGCCAGAGGGATGCCGCAGGCCGGGTTGAGCAGCAAGAAGGGCTTTGCCGGACTGGCCAAAAAAGGCTTGATGTTCGTCGTCGTGCTGCTCGCTCATCGGGCCGATGTGGCGCTGGAGAGCGATTTTCTCATGTACGGCGCGATATGGTTTTACATTTCCAATGAGGTGATCAGCATTGCGGAGAACTCCGGGCGGATTGGGCTGCCTTTGCCGCCGCAGATCAAGCAGATTATTGCGATTTTGAAAACGAGGGAACAGCAGCAGCGGCAACAGGAACAAGATAACGAGAAGAATGAACAGAATAACGATCAGAGACAGCATGAACAGGGTAACGGGCCAACAATCAGAAAGGAAGGATGA